One window of Paenibacillus albicereus genomic DNA carries:
- a CDS encoding LysR family transcriptional regulator: MDMRQLNYFVTIAREGQITRAARALHMEQPPLSRQLRQMEEELGVVLFDRTGRSLRLTAAGKLLLERAERLMRDFSDTLLEVREQGEGIRGVLSVGAVVSCISLLPDPIRKFHRQYPDVTFKVHEGDHFSLGQEMDAGEVELIVTRLPFEFDSEPSAYEIAPLPSDPFAAILPSGWGPQRRGPISLAELAEHPFLTLKTERTTAMHEKLLQQFRLAGCEPHILCECSSVAVILALVSEGIGATVLPRSVLASFQMSGIELRELGGDSFHSEVGIVWRKDRYLSKSAERFISTLLSGQEEIPWQE, translated from the coding sequence ATGGATATGCGCCAGCTGAATTACTTCGTGACGATCGCCCGCGAAGGCCAGATCACGCGCGCGGCGCGCGCGCTGCACATGGAGCAGCCGCCGCTCAGCCGCCAGCTGCGGCAGATGGAGGAGGAGCTCGGCGTCGTGCTGTTCGACCGCACGGGGCGCAGCCTGCGGCTGACCGCGGCCGGCAAGCTGCTGCTCGAGCGGGCGGAGCGGCTCATGCGAGACTTTTCCGATACGCTGCTGGAGGTGCGGGAGCAAGGCGAAGGCATCCGCGGCGTGCTGTCCGTCGGAGCGGTCGTCTCGTGCATCTCGCTGCTGCCGGATCCGATCCGCAAGTTTCACCGCCAATACCCCGACGTGACGTTCAAAGTGCATGAAGGCGACCATTTTTCGCTCGGCCAGGAGATGGACGCGGGCGAGGTCGAGCTGATCGTGACGCGGCTGCCGTTCGAATTCGACTCGGAGCCTTCGGCTTATGAAATCGCGCCGCTGCCGTCGGACCCGTTCGCGGCCATTCTCCCGTCCGGCTGGGGGCCTCAGCGGCGCGGACCGATCTCGCTCGCGGAGCTGGCGGAGCATCCCTTCCTCACGCTCAAGACCGAGCGCACGACCGCCATGCACGAGAAGCTGCTCCAGCAGTTCCGGCTGGCCGGCTGCGAGCCGCATATCCTGTGCGAATGCTCCAGCGTCGCCGTCATCCTCGCGCTCGTCTCCGAGGGCATCGGGGCGACCGTGCTGCCGCGCTCCGTGCTCGCCTCGTTCCAGATGTCCGGCATCGAGCTGCGCGAGCTCGGCGGCGACAGCTTCCACTCCGAGGTCGGCATCGTCTGGCGCAAGGACCGCTACCTGTCCAAGAGCGCGGAGCGGTTCATCTCGACGCTGCTTTCAGGGCAGGAAGAAATCCCATGGCAAGAGTGA
- a CDS encoding branched-chain amino acid aminotransferase, with protein MAYEFKIERSAAPKVKESLRGSVFGTRFTDHMFILDYDKGQGWHDGRIVPYQPITLDPAAKVFHYGQTIFEGLKAYLTQDGRVLLFRPRSNIKRMNLSNARMSIPSIDEELFLEALRQLLVVERDWVPSEEGTSLYVRPFVIATEAVLGVAPSHQYKFMIILSPVGAYYSEGVNPVSIYVESGYVRAVPGGVGEAKTAGNYAAGLQAQEEATAKGYSQVLWLDGVQRKYIEEVGSMNVFFVLGGKVVTPALNGSILHGITRDSVISMLRHWGYEVEERQLSMQEVADAHRNGTLVEAFGTGTAAVISPIGELYWQGEAMKVNEGRTGDLSQRLYDELTGLQRGEKEDPFGWTVELKD; from the coding sequence ATGGCTTACGAGTTCAAGATCGAGCGCAGCGCCGCTCCAAAGGTCAAGGAGTCGCTTCGCGGCTCCGTGTTCGGCACCCGCTTCACGGATCATATGTTCATCCTGGATTACGACAAGGGGCAGGGCTGGCATGACGGCCGCATCGTGCCCTACCAGCCGATCACGCTCGATCCGGCAGCCAAGGTGTTCCACTACGGTCAGACGATCTTTGAGGGGCTCAAGGCGTATCTGACTCAGGACGGCCGCGTGCTGCTGTTCCGTCCGCGCAGCAACATCAAGCGCATGAACCTGTCCAACGCCCGCATGAGCATCCCGTCGATCGACGAGGAGCTGTTTCTCGAGGCGCTGCGCCAGCTGCTCGTCGTCGAGCGCGACTGGGTGCCGTCCGAGGAAGGAACGTCGCTGTACGTCCGTCCGTTCGTCATCGCGACGGAGGCGGTGCTGGGCGTGGCGCCTTCCCATCAGTACAAGTTCATGATCATCCTCTCCCCGGTCGGAGCCTACTACTCCGAGGGCGTCAACCCGGTCTCCATCTACGTGGAATCCGGCTACGTGCGCGCCGTTCCGGGCGGCGTCGGCGAGGCCAAGACGGCGGGCAACTACGCGGCCGGCCTGCAGGCGCAGGAGGAAGCGACGGCCAAGGGCTACTCGCAGGTGTTGTGGCTCGACGGCGTGCAGCGCAAGTACATCGAAGAGGTCGGCAGCATGAACGTGTTCTTCGTGCTCGGCGGCAAGGTCGTCACGCCGGCGCTCAACGGAAGCATCCTGCACGGCATCACGCGCGACTCGGTCATCTCGATGCTCCGCCACTGGGGCTACGAGGTGGAGGAGCGCCAGCTCTCCATGCAGGAGGTCGCCGACGCGCACCGGAACGGCACGCTCGTCGAAGCGTTCGGCACGGGCACGGCGGCGGTCATCTCGCCGATCGGCGAGCTGTACTGGCAGGGCGAGGCGATGAAGGTGAACGAAGGCCGCACCGGCGACCTGTCGCAGCGGCTGTACGACGAGCTCACCGGCCTGCAGCGCGGCGAGAAGGAAGACCCGTTCGGCTGGACGGTCGAGCTGAAGGACTGA